The uncultured Dysgonomonas sp. genome contains the following window.
CATCTTCCGTAATAACTGACAAATTACTCTCTCGACTGAAATCCCGCAGAGCTGCTTTCACTCTCAATACATTGTCCGTGCCATCTGCTTTCGCTGCGAGAAGATCTGCCGACCCTAAATCGACATAGCGAATAGATGATGGAAATATTATATGTACAGTTTTGGAAAATGTCACCTCCAGAGCATAAGGTGGAATCATTCTATCAAAGGTCAGCGGACGGGTAAAGCTCTCGTAATAGTCACCCGTTGTCGGTTTGGTATGTACCACAATGGTATCTTGGGATACTTCTTGTGCATGGGCTGTAAATACACTAACAGCAAGTGTTAATATAAAAAAGAATCGTTTCATACTTTTGATTTTAAATTCGTTAAACATTCAATTTTTAGATTGCCCGTTTCTCACGACTCGCCATAATCAAAATAAATTTTGCTTCTGCTCTCGCTGCTTGAAACGGTGATTTTTTAGTGGTTTTGTTAATTTTCTTTGGGTAGCAATAGGAGCTTGTAATTAGCTTTTAGGGTAACTTTTACTACACTCATCTTTTTACTGATATACTGTGAAGCCCCTTGTATCAACCCCTTGCCCATATCGGCTGCCAATTGTGAGCCTGCATTATCCGAAATCATAATGCTTGTTCCTGCTGATGATGCCAATGTAGAAGCTACTTCTTTGGCTGCTTTTACTTCATCGTTATTAGGTACAAAAATTCCTGATTGACCATCCATATCGTACACTTGCAGTTCAACCGGAATAATGTTTCCTGCATACTGAATAGAATTGATCGTTACTTCCAGACGTTCGCCACCGATACGACAAGCTCCTGTCACTAAGGTATTGGCAGGAATCAATATCTTGCCAGCCCTCATTGGTTCCAAAAGACGAAGTTGTACTTCTTTGCCATTAGTCAGGGTTACAGTTTGGTTCACACAAGCACGGATACTGTTTTTATCCTTTATTACCTCATTGCCTGCAGCAGTCAGAAATCCCATATTCCGGGGTTTGCTGTACGAGGCTATGAATTCATCATTGGACATTGGTTTAGCCAGTAGGGATACAACATTCTGATACACTTGTTTAACGGGTTGTACTTTGACCTTATCTCCTGTAGGTGTCACGCTCGTTTCTTCTGCGGGTTGTTCTCCTACCTGTGCAGGCATGTAGCGTGCTGCCATTTGGTAGGATTTTTCAAGCAAGGCTGTCTGTTCGTCCTCTTCCGCTTTTTTTGCTTCGGCTTCTTCCTGCTTTCGTTCCAATTCCTGTATCCGCTGCTCCATAGCCGACTGTGATTGTCTGTCTGCTTCGGTTGGCTTTTCGTACCAATCACCCAATTGCTTGTTGATATCCTGATAGGCAGTTGCCGAGGACTGTATCGTCCGAGGAGTTGAACTTCGGGGTCGTTCTGCTTGCAGCGAAGTATTGTAGGCATTGTCCTTTTGTTCATCATCGCTCTGCTGTTCATTGTTGAACATGGAGGAAAAATCCTGTAAAGATTTCATTTTCTCCTGTTCCTTTTGTCGCATCGCTTCCCGCTCATAGGCATCCCGTTTGTCACCCACAATACCTTCGTCCTTTGGTACGGGCAGTTCAGCATTGAAGCCCGTTAGTCCTACCGCCTGCTCTTTCCCATCGTCCGACGGAGCGAAGATGAGCCACATCGCACCACCGAAGATTAAGAAGAATAGCGGCATAATCAGCATCTTCTTTCGCTTCTGACTCTCCGCCATTGAGAGTTCTTGCTTGGGTGGTTTGAGTGGTTCTTTTTTAACCTCATTCTTGATATAGGGAACAGGTTCTTCCTCCTGATTCGTTTTGTTATTGATTTGTTCGTCCATATTCGTAATTGTTGTTTAGATTGTTAATACTGTCTCGCTGTTGCTCCAATAGTAGTTTTAGCGATTCGATCTGCTCTATCTGTATTTTTTCTGCCTTATCTTTTCCTAAATTGTAAATAGAGGAAAAGGTCATGTAGATGGAAAGACCACCGAAAACAAGGAACATACTTATCACAAGGATAATCCGTCTGTCGGGGGTAAGTCTGCCGAGCAAGCCCCGCAGACCATCCTCCAACCATTCATTGATGCGATTCATTATTTTTCGTATCATAGCTTTACCTACCTTTCCGATATCCGAATATCCCGATTCTCCACAATTTCGAATTTCTCCATTGTGAAACCGTGAGGATTGTTATCCGAGCGTACCGAGTTGATCAGATTGCAACGTGTTACCAGACTGCGTTCGGTGAGGTTACTCTCCCTAATAATCATTTGCTTGGCATAGGTTACAGCCTTGTAGGGATAGCTATCAAAATCACAGGCAATACTGTCCACCTGTACAATTTGATTGATATTCCCCGATACAATACGGTTATAGTACCCTTTTTCTGCCATGTCCTGATAATATTTGAAAGCCGATTTATCGACAAGGAATAATGCCCTGTTTACGTTGCTTTCGATAGCTTTTTTATCGGGTGAGAGA
Protein-coding sequences here:
- a CDS encoding TraL conjugative transposon family protein, with translation MIRKIMNRINEWLEDGLRGLLGRLTPDRRIILVISMFLVFGGLSIYMTFSSIYNLGKDKAEKIQIEQIESLKLLLEQQRDSINNLNNNYEYGRTNQ
- the traM gene encoding conjugative transposon protein TraM: MDEQINNKTNQEEEPVPYIKNEVKKEPLKPPKQELSMAESQKRKKMLIMPLFFLIFGGAMWLIFAPSDDGKEQAVGLTGFNAELPVPKDEGIVGDKRDAYEREAMRQKEQEKMKSLQDFSSMFNNEQQSDDEQKDNAYNTSLQAERPRSSTPRTIQSSATAYQDINKQLGDWYEKPTEADRQSQSAMEQRIQELERKQEEAEAKKAEEDEQTALLEKSYQMAARYMPAQVGEQPAEETSVTPTGDKVKVQPVKQVYQNVVSLLAKPMSNDEFIASYSKPRNMGFLTAAGNEVIKDKNSIRACVNQTVTLTNGKEVQLRLLEPMRAGKILIPANTLVTGACRIGGERLEVTINSIQYAGNIIPVELQVYDMDGQSGIFVPNNDEVKAAKEVASTLASSAGTSIMISDNAGSQLAADMGKGLIQGASQYISKKMSVVKVTLKANYKLLLLPKEN
- the traK gene encoding conjugative transposon protein TraK, which gives rise to MEFKSLKNIETSFKQIRLFGIVFVCMCATITGYSVWSSYNFAEAQRQRIYVLDGGKSLMLALSQDMTQNRPVEAREHVKRFHELFFTLSPDKKAIESNVNRALFLVDKSAFKYYQDMAEKGYYNRIVSGNINQIVQVDSIACDFDSYPYKAVTYAKQMIIRESNLTERSLVTRCNLINSVRSDNNPHGFTMEKFEIVENRDIRISER